The Qipengyuania aurantiaca genome contains the following window.
GCAGATCAAGCTGGAGCGCAAGATTTCCGCTCTCGCCAAGGCGCAGGACATGCTGACCGTGCACCGGGACGAGCCGGTGACTGCGTCTGCGGCGATCGAGCAAGTGCTCGGCGCAAGCGGTGCGGGCGAAGCGATCGAGGTGCTCGAAATCCCGGAGGTGCGCCTTGGCGACGACGGGGTGCAGCAACTGGCCCTGATGCTTGGCGAATTGCAGACCAATTCGCTCAAATACGGCGCGCTGCGCCGCGACAAGGGCAAGATTACCCTCTCCGCGACGCGGGAAGACCGCACCCTTTGCGTGCATTGGCACGAAGATATCGGGGAGCCGCTCGCCAAGCCCGAACACGTGGGCGCCGGCATGACCTTGCTCCAGCGCCTCGGATCGACCGGCAGCCATCGCGGGAAGGTCGAGTGGCACAGCACCGGACCTGCGGCGACTTTCTACCTGCGCACGCTGCCCTAGGGCGCTTGCCCTATCCGCCGAACGTGCCCGCCAGGCTCTCGATCACCTGGCTGCGAATGACCGGCTTGTCGATGCAGCGATGATCGCGAAAGTGGATCGGGAATTCGCGCGTTTCGCACTGCGCGCTTATGAAAATCATCGGCACGTTGTTGCGGCGCAGTTCCTCGGCAACCGGCCAGACGAATTCGCCGGCAATATCGATGTCGAGGAGAGCAGCGTCGATCTTTTCATTTCGCGCCAGGTCCATGCCGGTATCGAGATCGAGCGCGGGGCCGATCGATTGCGCCCCGGCTTCGGTGACCAGATCTTGTATGTCGAAGGCAAGGACGGGGTGATCTTCAACGATCAACACCCGTTTGCCAGGCAAGTGTCTCATCGGTTTCGTCCGTATGTCTTCGCGTTGCCACCCGCTTGAACATACTTCTGGAAACGAGAGAAAAACGGCGGAGTTCCGCCGGAAATCGACGATTCCGCACGGCTCGTGGAGCCGCGCCGGCTTCGCCAACAATATCAAATGTCAAATGCTTGGAGCGCTCGTTCAGGCGGCCATTTCCAGCTCGATCGGCTGGATTTCGCCCGAAAGATAGAGGCGCTTGGCCTTGGCCCGGCTGAGCTTTCCGGAGGAGGTGCGCGGAAGGGTGCGCGGGGGCACGAGTTCGACCACGCAGCTCATGCCGGTGACGCCGCGAACCTTGTCGGCGATCTGGTCGCGCAGCTTGAGGCGCTCTTCGGGCTCGGATACGCGGCAATGGACCAGCACGGCGGGTGCTTCCTCGCCATTTTCCGTATCGATCGAGAAAGCGGCTATGTCGCCGTGGTTGAAGCCGGGCAGCTGCTCGACCGCCCATTCGATATCCTGCGGCCAGAGGTTCTTGCCGTTGATGATGATCATGTCCTTCGCGCGGCCGACGATGAACAGATAGCCATCGGCGAGATAGCCCATATCGCCCGTGTCGAGCCAACCTTCGACAAGGCAGTCGTTCGTGGCTTCCTCGTTGCGGAAATAAGAGTGCATGACACTCTTGCCGCGGCACCAGACCTTGCCGATCTGGTGGTCGCCCTTCACGGCGCCATTCTCGCCGCGGATCTCGACTTCCATGCCCGGCAGCGCCTTGCCGCAATTGACGATGGCGCGGTAGCGCGCGGGCTTGGAAAGGTCGCGCGGGCGGCCCGAAAGGCGCTCTTCCTCGACCAGTTCGACGCGGATACCTTCGCCCGGCGGCATGACGGTAACCGCCAGCGTGGCCTCGGCCAGGCCATAGCTGGGCGTGAAGGCCGAGGCGTTGAAGCCGGCTTCGGCAAAGGCGTTGACGAAGTTCTGCATCACGTCGGGCCGGATCATGTCCGCGCCATTGCCGGCGGTGCGCCAGCGCGAGAGATCAAACCGTTCCGACACATGGCTCTGGCTAGAAATGCGGCGCGCGCAGATGTCGTAGCCGAAGGTCGGCGAATAGCTGAGCGTGTTGCCCTTGTTCCGGCTGATGAGGTCGAGCCAGGAAAGCGGGCGACGGGCAAAATGCTCGGTCTTGACGTAGTCGACCGAGGCCTGGTTGGCGATCGGCGAGAGGAAGCAGCCGACGAGGCCCATGTCGTGATACCACGGCAGCCAGCTGACCACGCGGTCGTTCTCGCCAAGGTCGACGCCGGTGGCGTGGCCGTAAAGATTGTGGAGCAGTGCCTCATGCGTGACGGCGACGCCGGTCGGGAAGCGGGTCGAGCCGGAGGAATACTGGAGATAGCTGATATCGTCCGGACTGGCCTCTGGCAGTTCGCATTCGGGGCCTTCGCGAGTGGCGAAGATATCCCAGCTTTCGCCCTCGCAGCCCTGCTGGTCCGCGGCGGCCTTCGCCATTTCGGCGATTTCGGGCGGATAGATCAGGATCTTGGGATCGCTGCTGTCGAGCTGGACCTTGAGCTGGTCGATATAGCTGTCCTTGCCGCCGAAGGTCGTCGGCAGCGGCAGCGGTACCGGCCAGGCACCGGCATAGATGCAGGCGCAGAACAGAGCGGCGAATTCGGGGCTGGTCTCGGCGACCAGAGCCACACGGTCGTCCTTGCCGATCCCGCTGGCGACCATCTTGTAGGCGAAGTCGAGCGCGTCCTTGCGCATCTCGGCAAAGGTATACACGCGCGACAAATTGCCGCGCATATCGTGAAAATTAAGGCCCTTTTCGCTGCGCGCAGCGTAATCGATCGCCTCGTTGAAGGTGGCAAAATCGCTCCTGCGTCGCGGCAGGTTGCAGTCGTTCGGCGTCGGCGTCAAAACGGCGTCGGTCATATTTGCTTTTTATACCTTTTGAAAACAATGCCTTAGAGGCGACCCTCGTGCGAACAGATGCCACCCTCCCACAAGCGACAGCCTTTTCAGCCTTTCCCATTCGTCAAGGTTTGTGGCACGAATATGGCCGATGCCTGATGGTGATGCAACACGAAGGCGCACTCGTCGCACACCCAAACCGCTCGACCGCAGGCGGATGAACGACCTCGCGCTGCATTATGTTGCGCGTTTCATGACCTCCTCAGGAAAGCTCGAGGCCTACCTGAAACGCAAGCTTCGCGAGCGGGGCTGGGAGGGTGAGGAAGGCCCGGATATTGCAGGCCTGGTCGCGCGCTTTGCCGAGAAGGGCTATGTAGACGACGAAGCCTATGCGCGGATGAAGGCGACCGGGCTGCTGGCACGTGGCTACGGCGCGCGGCGGGTCAACGAGACCTTGCGCGCGGACGGGCTGGACGAGGAGGTGCGGGCGCATAATGTCCCTGCCGACAGCGAGGCGCGCGAGGCGTTGCTCGCCTATGTGCGGCGGCGAAAATTCGGCCCCTTCGCCGCGCCTGTTCGCGATAAAGGTCCCGAAGCGGCACACAAGGCGCGCGAAAAGCAGCTTGCCGCGATCCTGCGCGCAGGCCATTCGTTCGAGCACGCCCGACGCGCGGTCGAGGCGCCAACGATTGCGGAGCTTGAGGAATGGGTCGAGGAAGCGCGGGACTGATCGCAGCTGGTGCATTGGCGGCCCTTGCGGCCTGTTCGGGACAACCAGCAGCCGAAGCGCCCGAGCAAGCTGAGAGCGCCCCGACCCATCACCGCGAATCGGGCCTCGCCCTCGTGCCGGTCACGGTTTCCACGGGCGAGACCTCGCATGCGTTCACCGCCGAACTGGCGGACACTTCGGAACTGCAGGCCAAGGGGCTTATGTTCCGCACCAGCCTTGGCCCCGACGAAGCCATGCTCTTTCCAAACGAAAAGCCGACCGCGCGCAGTTTCTGGATGAAGAACACGCCGATCCCGCTCGACATCATCTTTGTCGGGCTCGACGGGCGGATCACCAATATCGCCGCCATGGCCGAACCCTATTCCGAAGAGCAGATATACTCGGTCGGCTCGGCGAGCGCGGTGCTGGAAATCGCGGGCGGCCGCGCGGCGGAACTCGGGATCGAGCCGGGCGACGAGGTCACCTGGTAGGCGCGCAAGGTATCTTGGCCTTTGCCTGCGAATCCGCTAGGCGCGCGCCATGAGTTTTCTCGGCAAGATTTTCACCTGGTGGGATGGCGCGACCATCGGCACGCTGCTCTGGTCCTCGCGTAACGGCGAGAAGGTCGGCACCGACGCGCAGGGCAACACCTATTTCCGTTCGAAGAAGCGCGGCGAAGGCCAGCGCGAACGGCGCTGGGTGATCTACGAAGGTTCCAACGACGCAAGCCGCGTGCCGAGCGAATGGCACGGCTGGCTGCACGGCGCCTTCGACGATGTGCCCGAAAGCAATCTGCCGCCCGCGCGCATCTGGGAAGCCGACTACACGCCCAACGCCACCGGCACGCAGACCGCCTACCGTCCGCAGGGCGCGCTGGAGCGGGGCGGGAAACGCGCCCGCGCCGTGGGCGATTACGAAGCCTGGTCGCCGGACGCCTGATCGTGCTGCGCCGGGTCGCGCTCCTCGCCGCGATAGCCTCGCTCGCCGCCTGTTCGCAGGACCCGCCTGCGCCCGAGCCGGTCGAGACCGAGATTCCCGAAGAGCTCGAGGGTGTCGAACTGCCCGAAATCGTCGCCGAGGACGCAGGCATCGGCACGCCGATGGAAGAGCGGGTCGCCACGATCGGCCTGCTCAACAAGCGCAACAACCTCAGCCAGGAACTGGAGCTGACACCGGGCGAACAGCGCCGCGTCGGCGATGTCATCATCCGCCTGCGCGCCTGCGAACGCACCGCGCCGTGGGAAATGGAAAAGGACGAGGGCGCTTTCG
Protein-coding sequences here:
- a CDS encoding fatty acyl-AMP ligase, whose product is MTDAVLTPTPNDCNLPRRRSDFATFNEAIDYAARSEKGLNFHDMRGNLSRVYTFAEMRKDALDFAYKMVASGIGKDDRVALVAETSPEFAALFCACIYAGAWPVPLPLPTTFGGKDSYIDQLKVQLDSSDPKILIYPPEIAEMAKAAADQQGCEGESWDIFATREGPECELPEASPDDISYLQYSSGSTRFPTGVAVTHEALLHNLYGHATGVDLGENDRVVSWLPWYHDMGLVGCFLSPIANQASVDYVKTEHFARRPLSWLDLISRNKGNTLSYSPTFGYDICARRISSQSHVSERFDLSRWRTAGNGADMIRPDVMQNFVNAFAEAGFNASAFTPSYGLAEATLAVTVMPPGEGIRVELVEEERLSGRPRDLSKPARYRAIVNCGKALPGMEVEIRGENGAVKGDHQIGKVWCRGKSVMHSYFRNEEATNDCLVEGWLDTGDMGYLADGYLFIVGRAKDMIIINGKNLWPQDIEWAVEQLPGFNHGDIAAFSIDTENGEEAPAVLVHCRVSEPEERLKLRDQIADKVRGVTGMSCVVELVPPRTLPRTSSGKLSRAKAKRLYLSGEIQPIELEMAA
- a CDS encoding response regulator, translated to MIVEDHPVLAFDIQDLVTEAGAQSIGPALDLDTGMDLARNEKIDAALLDIDIAGEFVWPVAEELRRNNVPMIFISAQCETREFPIHFRDHRCIDKPVIRSQVIESLAGTFGG
- a CDS encoding DUF2155 domain-containing protein translates to MLRRVALLAAIASLAACSQDPPAPEPVETEIPEELEGVELPEIVAEDAGIGTPMEERVATIGLLNKRNNLSQELELTPGEQRRVGDVIIRLRACERTAPWEMEKDEGAFVQMLVRERGTQSEFRRVFSGWLFKNKPSINVVEHPIYDVWVKSCAMEFPGEE
- a CDS encoding DUF192 domain-containing protein is translated as MGRGSAGLIAAGALAALAACSGQPAAEAPEQAESAPTHHRESGLALVPVTVSTGETSHAFTAELADTSELQAKGLMFRTSLGPDEAMLFPNEKPTARSFWMKNTPIPLDIIFVGLDGRITNIAAMAEPYSEEQIYSVGSASAVLEIAGGRAAELGIEPGDEVTW
- a CDS encoding regulatory protein RecX codes for the protein MNDLALHYVARFMTSSGKLEAYLKRKLRERGWEGEEGPDIAGLVARFAEKGYVDDEAYARMKATGLLARGYGARRVNETLRADGLDEEVRAHNVPADSEAREALLAYVRRRKFGPFAAPVRDKGPEAAHKAREKQLAAILRAGHSFEHARRAVEAPTIAELEEWVEEARD
- a CDS encoding NADH:ubiquinone oxidoreductase subunit NDUFA12, yielding MSFLGKIFTWWDGATIGTLLWSSRNGEKVGTDAQGNTYFRSKKRGEGQRERRWVIYEGSNDASRVPSEWHGWLHGAFDDVPESNLPPARIWEADYTPNATGTQTAYRPQGALERGGKRARAVGDYEAWSPDA